The Lathyrus oleraceus cultivar Zhongwan6 chromosome 5, CAAS_Psat_ZW6_1.0, whole genome shotgun sequence genome includes the window AACATAAAGATGTATCTAGTTGTATACTTATGTTCATCTTTATCTCTGCACCAGTTATAACTGGTAAAATCGAGAAAATTAGATTTTCTGCCCGTATCCTCTATGAGAAAGAGTATTCCACGGCTAATAGATCCTTTGACATATCGTAGGATCCTCTTGACTGCTGCCATATGAGACACATTTGGTCTATCCATGAATCTACTCACAATACCGACACTAAACGCTAAGTCCGGTTACGTATTACACAAGTAACGCAAAGATCCAATCAACCTCCTATGTTGAGTGGGATCAACATCCTCCTCATACTCATTCTTATACAACTGCAACCTTGGTTCAATTGGAGAAATGACAATATTACAATGCTCAATTTCACACTTTTTCAATATCTCAAGAGCATATCAACTTTGATGCATAAGCAGTCCCATTTTGGACTTGTGGAACTCAATGCCAAGAAAATAAGTCATGAGACCAAGGTCCGTCATCTCAAATTCATGCATAAGTTCAATCTTGAACTTTGAAATACACTCTGCATTGCTGCCCGTGATTAGCAAATTATCCACATATAGACAAAGGATAATTACTCCTTCACTAGCATTCGTCTTCACATAAACTCCATGCTCCGATACACACTTCTATAAGCCAATTTACTTTAGGAAACCATCAATTCTTCTATTCCAAATtcttggagcttgcttcaaaccatataaCTCTTTTCTCAACTTGTAGAATTTCAGCTCTTGATCTTTCACAACAAAACCAGGGATTGTCCTACATATACCTCATCCTCAAGTGGTCAATTCAAGCATGCGAATTTGACAtcctgtttaccttgaaaattggtaaacaaccgttgatcttccaaatttctaaatttgtTTACTCGCAGaatcgatcagattgatcctaggacatgtgccAAGTGTCTCGTAAGCGTGGTAGTAATAAATGATCAAAACTAGACGTCAGATCAGGGTTTTAAAGAAAATTAAGGACGAAGGGTGACTTAAACGGAAAGAAAGATCTTGAATTGGCGTTTATGACTagtaaagaaaaatgaaataaatgacAGAAATTATAAAGGACTTAAAATGGTAAAGTAAAGTTTGCAAGTACTGGAATCTTAAGACTGTAAAGTAAACGTTGAATATAAGGAAAGGAACGAAAGGATTATAGAATTGCAAATGACAAAGTGAAAATAAAGTGTTTGAAAAGAAGAAGCAAGGAAGAATGTTTCTGGAAAGAAAGTAAAGACAAATTTAGATTGTTTTGAAATAAGTAACAATGGTGTAGACAACATACATTCTGCGTTTTACAATTCTTCTTCACGTGAATACTTAGTAAATTTGTAGAGTTTGTACACAATTTGACACACACCTTTCTATcactaagaccctatatttatactggatcAAAATAACCGCTTTGATGGTCCTTCAATCACATCGATACACATGGCGCCCTGCATGCGCGCATTCACTCATCCTGCTCCACGTGTGCTCTTGCGGTTTCTGACGAAGGTGAAATTCCCTCCTTTATTTAAATTTCGAATCTTTGATCAAAAATTGCTTTTTAACCATCTCTCTGAAAAACTGCTCCGAAATTTCAGCTATGAGTTTGATCTTTATCCAACTAGCCAAGCCGTTTCACCTCCAGCTGATCAAATTAAATCTTGGTCGAAACCAGCTATGCATATTTTCTAATTTTGGTAATTTGGGGTGGGCGTCGAAAATATGAGCTAACAAATTTCCccccaaaaatgtcattttcgacaCATGAGAGAGAAAGACATTTTTTGAGACCTTACTTCGACGCCTCAATGGCTGACACTGTGCCAGGTGTCTCAATGTTGGCAAAAAACTTTTCAATTCCTCCACTTGTCTGGTGACATCAGCGTCATCATTGCTTTTCCTACCCACGTCTTTTCATCCCACAACAGGATCTTTTTTGCTCATCATGTTTCTAGCTTCTAGGAAATCATGGGTTACAACATTAATTGCTATTTTCACTACACTGTCCAAGGGATACACGTGTCCCATTAACTTGTCCACCATTAATGTTGATTTGAAACATCTCCCGCACATGCCTATAAAAACCAATTACTTACCCATTTCAAAACTTTCTCACATTCTCTGAATCTTCATGCATTCAAACTCTCATCTCTTCAAATATCTTCTAACTGGAACCCAGATTTTGTCTTCAAACCCTAACAATGGACGCTTCAAACAAAGCTCTTAAGGGAACAGTCTCTTTCAAAACCACCACCAACAAGTCTAAAGCTCCGAAGAAGATCTCTGAACTTCTGCCATTTGCTACGCTATCTGCTCCACTCGCAGTTGGAAATCGCTAGTACGTACCAGAACCTCAGACAAAGGAATATCACATGATTTATGCTTCTCAGGTACTCGTTCCTGTTTCTGTCTCTGATAAAACTCATGCATTATCTGGACCTTTAGCTGATTTAGACGCTGATACCAGCAAAATTAGAGAATTTTTACCTTCTTACCATAAATGCAAACCCATAGGGCAGGCTAGAAACCCTAGGACTTTAATATCACCATTTTGGCACTCTAACCATTTTGGCTTTGCTTCATTTATATGATTATCCATCTCTTATTTTTACTTCTTGGATTATCggtttatattttttcaaatatttcccgtTTACTCTTAGAATCCTTCTATCTTCACTAAGCTCTTCGATTTCGTAGGCGCCATTAGAGAATATCTGTAAAATTTGAAAATGGCCTTCCCATTTTGGGGACCATTTCCCCAAGGCTCTATCCtttcgatccattggaaggatcaCTTTCCAGACCAAATCCTCGAGTGCAAAACTTTTAACTTTCACTTTCTTGTTATAAGAGGCTTTTACCCTCTTCTTTTGTTTCCTTAGTAATTCTAAAGCATTTAACCTTTCCTTGTCTAAATCGACCAATTCATCCAACATCATGCTCCAATATGATTCCGTTGGGAGTTCATGTTGCCTTTGAATCCTTAGGGATTGTAAGTGAATCTCTACTGGCAAGACAACATCATGGCCAAAAGTTAGGCGAAAGGGGGTCGACTTAGAAGCCTCTTTAGGGGACGTACGACATGCCCAAAAAATGTGGTCCAGCGTTTTGTGCCAATTCCTAGGCTTCTTCCCTACATGCTTTTTAATCAAACTAATGATCACCTTATTAGCAGCCTCAACTTGTCCATTGGCCTGAGCATAATAGGGTGCTGACGTTAATAATTGAAACCCATTTCTTTTGTGAATTCCTGCATTTTACGACCAGTAAATACATATCCTTGATCTGTTGTGATTGTCTTTGGAATTCTAAACCTATACATGATATGTTTTTGGATAAATTCGATCAAATCCTCTTGGTTCACATTTGGCAAGGGTATGACTTCAATCCACTTTGTAAAATAATCGACTCCCACCAATATATATCTTTGACTCTTAGATGATGGAGGTCGAATCTCTCCAATCAAGTAtaaagcccaacctctaaatggccaaggTTTGATGATAGAATGTAATTCACTTGCAGGGACATGTTGTATGCCTGCATGCACCTGACACTCTTGGCAACCCTTCGTGAATTCAACACAGTCTTTCAACATGGTAGGCCAATACACCCCTTGATGGAATAAGAGCCATTTCATGTTATGATCGACTTGGTGTGCCCCACACGCTCCATTATGCATAGTCAAAAGGGCGAAGTATGCCTCTGACTCATTAAGGCATTTCAGCAGAATTCCTTCAGGAGATTTCTTAAAAAATTCTGAATCCAAAAGAACGTAACTTAATGCTCGATACCTGGTTTTTCGATCAGTAGATGCTGTGGGATTCTGCAGGTATACCACTATTGGCTTTCTCCAGTCCTCATCTGTCAAACTGTCTACTGCCAATATTTCGAAATTTCCTTCATCAGCACATCCTAACTTATTCTTTTCTAAATTTGAAGGAATTAGTCTAGTTCCACCACCTTTCCTCTGGCTTCTATGACTTTGTGCAACTTTTCCTTTGAAATGTTGTACCCGAATGCAATTTGAGCTAAATCATTAGCTATCATGTTTTCTATTCGTGGTATATGTCGAATGTAAACCATTTCGAACTTTTTTAACAATCGACTGGCGATTGTGAAATACATGATCGAATTCTCCTTAACACATCTATATTCTTTTGTGATCTATTTTATGACTAACTCTGAGTCTCCCATTATCTCAACCCGAGTGGTCCCCAATTCCTAAAACATTTCAAGTCCTGCTATGAGGGCTTCATATTCAACCTCATTATTTGAACAAATGCCTTCTACTTTATGACTAGATCTGTCGAAGTATAACTTCCACGGCCCTAATTCAACATAGTTCAATGCGTTGGTGTCAATGGAGTGATCGACTATGAAGTCCGctaccacttgtcctttcacagcTTTTAATGGCATGTATGTTAAGGAAAACTCAGTTAATGCTAatgcccatttcccaattcgactatgcaaaattggtttggataacatatgtttaataatatcataATGAGATGAAACATACACGTCAACAGGTTTGATATAATGCTTTAATTTTGTACAGGAGAAATATAAGCATAAACATAACTTTTCGATCATGCTATACCTAGTTTTTGCGTCGTTTAAAACCctactgaggtagtaaatggctctttcgacaccattatcatcctcttgtGCTAACATGCTCCCTAAGGTTTTGTCAGATGCAGATATGTATAATCTCATACTTTTATTTCTACAAGTTGGCGTTAAGATTGGTGGGTGGCTCAAGTACGCTTTAATCTTATCAAATGCCTCTTGCTGAGCTTGCCCCCATTCGAACACTTCCTCGTCGAGCCGAAGCAAAGGAGAAAATGCTTGTGTCTTCCCACTAAGGTTGGAGATGAATCTCCTTAAGAAATTAATCTTGCCCAACAGCGACTGCAAACCTTTCTTCGTTGACGGCATTTTCGCTTCCATGATGGTTTTGGTCTTATTCTAGTTTATTTCGATCCCTTTTTTATGGAccacaaaaaacctaaaaaatcCCCAGCCTGCACACAAAACGCACATTTTAGGGGGTTCATTTTTAGACCATATTTTCTCATTCTCTCGAAAGATATTCGAAGGTGGTCTATATGACTTTTCCCTGAAATAGACTTAACAATAATATCGTCTATATAGATTTGCATAAAAGTTTCTATGAAATcatggaagatcgaattcatCGCTCTTTGGTAGGTCGCCCCAAtatttttcaaaccaaaaggcatcactacCCATTCATAGGTTCCTAAGGCTCCAGGGTAACGAAATTCCGTTTTTGGGACATCCTCTTCAGCAATGAATATTTGATTATACCCAGAATACCCGTCAAGCATGCTTAGATATTCATAGCCTGCGGAAGAATCAACCAACATTTCCGCCACTGGCATCgaatattcatcttttggggttgcagtattcaaatctctaaaatctatgcaaACCCTTAACGTACCATTCTTCTTTACAACTGGCACAATGttagctaaccattcgacatacctaGCCGTACGAATGAAATTACAATGGAGAAGCCTTtcaacttcctccttgatcttcgATAGTATTGTTGGAGCAAATCGTCTTGGATTCTGCTTCACCGGCTTCTTTCCAGGTTCGATCGGCAGTTTCAATTCGACCAGCTCTCTGCTTAAACCAGGCATTTCAATATAGTCCCATGCAAAACAGTCTTTAAACTCTCTCAGCAACTGGACCACTTTGATCTTGAGTTGAGGATGAGTGTTGGCGCTGATGTAAGTTGGCCTTTTTATTACCCCCTCTCCCAAGTCCACTTCTTTGAGGGGATCCTAAGCCAGCATCTTAATATTTGTTGCTAGCGGGTCCTTCTCGAAACCCAAAGGCTTATtgttgaaagtatatttcgtgtcgggtttttgttatcgtatccacagggattgtaagatatcactgccgttcgatggttgtattaatcttagctcaatgtaacaatagggtttggttttaatcaagttatcttgcataaaaagtaataaattgcggtaaaagttatggtttgattaaatgagaaatattgtcaaagttaggtttcaatgatcactttgcatgtatttgctcggtcaacaatcttataaactcctttagatgataaatcatttcacaaagtcctctcaatatgtttctctcgaacacatattgtgagttttgccattttgatccattgtttctctcgaacacaatctataaaaatgacaacttttttggttcaaccttatggtgaacaaaatcatttgttactatctctagctaacaaacaagtttggatgaaaacctaggtcaagagtcggtaaacatctctcgatcataaaccaacacaaagagttttaaatagaaacaaagttttcatcatatatttaccattaaagagtttacatatgaggatccttacatttacacacaaagcttgtaatcacctacatctaaccttgacaaatggatgacttagctactcattttcatggtagcttggtcggcaagtaaggaaagaaggttgatcaacatccaagtcggataatcgaagttggatgggaatccaccttctttttgtagaagatggttctaagatgaagagaaaatgaaaactagggcataaagatcccaagaacaatgctgtaaaaatatctagaagaaagtacaaaagtggaaaaagttggtaaaaatgaggtatggtgctcaaaagtggcacctgctacttatagaccactgctgggctgtcaagttcgctaggcgagcagaatggctcgcctagcgagggtctaaaatgggcacaaaaaggcccctgcgcccagagaaaacagggcctgctgaactgtcatgttcgcctagcgaacataccttcgcctagcgaaggacacgcttcaaccttcgccccagcgaggttgagaggttttgctactggaatgctcgctggggactcgctagagcttcgcctagcgagtgagtgctggctgcgtttttcaccaaaacagaacgaactcgctaccaccttcgccttcagctcgcctagcgaattaatttgacaatttactggagcttttcgccagtagctcgcctagcgaaccaaagcttcgccacagcctcgcctagcgagcaggctgatgaaatgcttgtattctttggttcctttgccaattttcttgtgtcttcattttcaattagttcatgtctttcctgcacaataacacacaaatcaaaggcaccaaacttgtttatcaatgtagtgcattccatgtaaaacaaatgtggttttgacaattttagtaaggaaaaagagtgaaagatgcccacatatgatagctcaaataagcacttttgggcatctaacaactctccccaactagattcttgcttgtcctcaagcaaagtatgcctcttgaaggacaagaggatttgcttaaagaaaatggtttctccgaagttggataaacggctcaaacacaagcgaaatcagcaaatacaagttcccaacggttcgaataaaataatacataagaactaaaacttaaatagcaatgcaaaatatttatctatctacaacaatactattctgaatgaatcatcctatctctcctcttcgaataaggaatgaagattttgcgcgtttgcaaccgcgggactaatctcactctctaacaaataatgaagaaatcaaatagattcatacaatgtctaacaattaaaaatggtactgtggaagcataaagatcactaagggcttttcggttgaagcttggttaggttaacaaacaagggtcatttctaaggccattgaaacgaaagtgccgatgcaaaagagacattcacagtattattcacactactcgactttgtttcatttgtttcttatttgaaaccttcacaatacatattccacaactcaatttttatttttttcactatttttcttccaagcaagcattcattttcatttttttctatttttgttcttttctttcacatcaaatatacaaaacagatgtttcttttctatattttctatacatatatttttctatgcttgctcggtttttcttttctttttcaagagttgtggtacttaccaattctttttcgttctccccaacttatttcttccacaccctaagtgaatgctcttaactttttacggcaaagGAACAATAAACAAGatttccgggttgtaaaaaaaagatttttgagatctcgctttatttcaagccgagattcaactgtttaggctcaaaggggttaacaaatactctctctgctcacaggtaagttgtttttggatgtagttgtgctcgaaagaaaacaagtgccttgatcatttctaattgcttccacaatttcacaataataaaagacaaagaatgaatcacatgaatcaacaaaacttattagaatccagcatttaagtgtacaatggaggtttcctcacaatttgtggttttaagttctagatgaaacattcattcaattatgttgcacaaagacaatattcaatttaccaaaaagagtaaagttcctactgcattctaaaattctagtcgaaggtaaccatgtaccttagcttccttcacttgtttattcttatcattgccatccaagctcggatgcaccttcattgggtacttcttgaggagcaaccaatctagaagggtttgccactcaatcaaccaaaaatttattaaacacacaaaattaaaaacataaataaataacattaacataaaatataaatttgttcatgggggacaaaacaccccaatagtacaacaccatggtcacaatacaaaatccgaaaatacaaatagaaataacataaaaactgaaaacactcaaaaacttaacccactaagggctcaggactcctcctcgctaccggcctcagaaccggtagcctcatcatcaacatcatcatcatcagcatcagcgcccaccccctcaccatagactggcctgtccacaggccaattagcgttaagcataaactgctcacgcgccaacaatgctcgagcaccggaggggtcattaccttgcagttccaacctctgcatactgttgtgcatatcaatcatagctctctgggatgccgccatccactcaaaactgtagtcacacacCGCTCGTAGGTAGGGATCAAGCCcgggagtagaagcactaggaccatcagaaacccgagtacttcctgaggctgcactgTCACCGGTAGTCTTTGGTCTACAATATTTAGCCACATACCGATCATCGATAGGTGCCGGGATCCtaacctgcccacgagacggaagtctcacccttgcctgaacgcataagctcatgatcaaacacgggaaagccaggggacaattaacacgagcccccgacttaagcccgctctcgaccacggtcttcagctcattggcgattatcctcgccacatctatctcgacatttgtgaggatggaatggaccaaatgtgccactgggatcggcacagtagaggcatgtgatttaggctggatgttggtcaaaaccaagagcagtatcagctgagccatgggagtcatgtcctcccggtgatacctcactggaaccccagatgggttcggctcaacagatttcccaggtaaaagcaggtcggcggtaatggcagggacatctcggtgaagccttaggtcggtgtggtattggtctctctggtcagctcccagctggagcggttccccaaggattcggttgatagcatcccggtcaaatggaattggacgcccggcaactctagaaacccaagtaaagggctcgtcgtcgtcgggcagtgcgttagcataaaactcccgcactgtcgcaatgtcgtaatgctctaagggacttatcaacctatcccacttctttgcgtctatcaacccggcgaaagttctgtaagtgccctgtgggttgatcagaaatcgcttctctggaagtatttttcgcttctccagagcgatgtaccgtgcagcctattttggaccgacaaacttgtcggtatcgaattgAATAGGCACGGTCCGGGAAGTAGttgctccctttcttttcttaccagctccagaccttgactccatctgcaaaatatacaaagaaacaacacacaccaaacaacaGATTAGCCAACAAAGCATAATTTTAAAATACTGccttgctcgctgctgcttcgcctagcgaagtggcagcgaacgctcgccccaggttcgcctagcgagtgctagcgaaccttacgggttttggggttttctgcattttcaaagtTTTTTTCCCCCAATACCCGTACTCTAATGGTTcccacatcagaacctaatgatttctcatgaaaattaatcgttctatgctattggggattgcctaaatgcatgcaaaacctaaagtaacactaaatccccaatttgaaaacctaaatcTTCAAGACTTGCAAACTCCAAAGTACCACATGCAACCTCAATGTTCCCATACCACACTCATCCTATTTGCCATTCACATTTGGAAATTAAGAGTTAAAACAAAAAGAcaaatgtagtagggcaaaccttagttacacggattcggaaatgtgaagtgagaagagtttgcaatcgaccgaaacgaacaagtgttggtgataaagatgcaaatgagagagtttgagaggcctagcacaaattcctcagcagagccgttcagaattttttttgaaggtttagggcaaaatggccctgctgagatttaaatagtaaacagtactgcagcgctcgctgctgcctcgcctagcgagcagctagcgagcatgctcgctactgcctcgcctagcgagctgcaagcgagcatgacagcaagtgcattggcaaatgcagcacttgcaagtcatccagcatgggtttagcacagtatactcaatacaacataaaacataaagcagtaaatacttacaatgttggggtgcctcccaactaacgcttgtttaacgtcggctaagctcaatggtgcgatgctcacagaggagcatcgagcggctgagcacaactctcgcgatccacatgaccgccgagatacactttcaatcgttggccattcacggtccaactatctttcttgtccatgtcttcaatg containing:
- the LOC127082320 gene encoding uncharacterized protein LOC127082320: MPSTKKGLQSLLGKINFLRRFISNLSGKTQAFSPLLRLDEEVFEWGQAQQEAFDKIKAYLSHPPILTPTCRNKSMRLYISASDKTLGSMLAQEDDNGVERAIYYLSRVLNDAKTSRIGKWALALTEFSLTYMPLKAVKGQVVADFIVDHSIDTNALNYVELGPWKLYFDRSSHKVEGICSNNEVEYEALIAGLEISNCIRVQHFKGKVAQSHRSQRKGGGTRLIPSNLEKNKLGCADEGNFEILAVDSLTDEDWRKPIVVYLQNPTASTDRKTRYRALSYVLLDSEFFKKSPEGILLKCLNESEAYFALLTMHNGACGAHQVDHNMKWLLFHQGVYWPTMLKDCVEFTKGCQECQVHAGIQHVPASELHSIIKPWPFRGWALYLIGEIRPPSSKSQRYILVGVDYFTKWIEVIPLPNVNQEDLIEFIQKHIMYRFRIPKTITTDQGYVFTGRKMQEFTKEMGFNY